TTGATCGTGCCGCGCCCCGACCAGGCGAGGCCGGAGAGGACGTTGCGGCCCTTCTGCTTCAGCGGCGCCTGCGGCGACGGATTGGTCACCACCGACTTGGCGTCCATGAAGAAGGTGAAGCGGCGCGAGCGGCCATCGGCGAGGAGATCGGTGTATTTCGAGGTCTCCTCGCGCGCCTGCCAGGGCTGGTCACCGACCTCGATGCGCCGGAGCCATTTGACCCAGAGATTGCCTTCCCAGCCGGGGATCACGGCACGCAGCGGATAGCCCTGCTCGGGCCGCAGCGCCTCCCCGTTCATGGCGAAGGCGATCAGTGTGTCGTCGAGCGCCTTCTCAAGCGGCAGCGAGCGGTTCATGCCGGAGGAATCGGCGCCTTCCAGCATCAGCCATTTGGCATTGGCCTTCACCCCCGCCTCGGCCAGCAGCACCTTCAGCGGCACGCCGGTGTACATGACGTTGTGGACCATGCCGTGGGTGAACTGGCAGCCATTGAGCTGCGCGCCGCGCCACTCCATGCCGGAATTCGCAGCGCATTCGAGGAAGTGGATGCGGTTCTGCCGCGGCATCCGCTTGATGTCTTCCATGGTGAAGACCAGCGGCTTGTCGACGAGGCCATGGATCATCAATCGGTGATTGGCCGGGTCGATATCGGCGATGCCGCCATGATGGCGTTCGAAGCAGAGGCCGGACGGGGTGATGATCCCGTCGAGCTCATGCAGCGGCGTGAAGTTGACCGAGGATTCCGGCGAAGCCGTCAACCAGGAGACGTCGCGGCGGATCACGTTCTTCTCGAAGCGCGACGGCGTGCCA
This genomic interval from Bosea sp. 29B contains the following:
- the soxC gene encoding sulfite dehydrogenase; amino-acid sequence: MTSPAKPDALSRRRFLGGAAVAGAGLAGTGLARAEAGKPDPLITEVQDWSRYLGEGVDKRPYGTPSRFEKNVIRRDVSWLTASPESSVNFTPLHELDGIITPSGLCFERHHGGIADIDPANHRLMIHGLVDKPLVFTMEDIKRMPRQNRIHFLECAANSGMEWRGAQLNGCQFTHGMVHNVMYTGVPLKVLLAEAGVKANAKWLMLEGADSSGMNRSLPLEKALDDTLIAFAMNGEALRPEQGYPLRAVIPGWEGNLWVKWLRRIEVGDQPWQAREETSKYTDLLADGRSRRFTFFMDAKSVVTNPSPQAPLKQKGRNVLSGLAWSGRGTIKRVDVTLDGGKNWQHARIDGPVLDKSLTRFYVDFDWTGQDLLIQSRAMDSTGYLQPTKEELRKIRGTNSIYHNNGIQTWHVKTNGETENVEIG